The Fibrobacter sp. region CGGCGGTCACCAGAGCAAGGGAGACACGTCCGCCTCCGGTGGTGGAGCCTCGGTCGAACCGGTGGCGTTCCTCGTCATCAAGGGCGACGACGTGCGCATCATGCCGATTAGCAAGGATAGCTCGCTCATGTCGAAGGTCATGGACATCGTTCCCGACGTGATGAATAAGTTTTCCGGCAAAAAGGTCGACGCGGAATAAATCCGTGTCCAAAATGTAAAAATCCACACTTTTTTTTCAAAAAGTCGTTCCGGCAGTGTTTTTTTGTGTATATTCCAAATTGGAATAGAAAGAGGTACACATGAACCGTTATGACTTGGTCCTTCTGGGCCTTATCCTTGAGAAGGAGCGCAGCGGCTACGACATAATCACGGAAATCAGTAACCGTGAATTGGACCGCTGGGCGAACCTGAGCACTTCTACCGTATACAACCGACTCACGACGCTCGAAAAGAACGAGTGCATTGTCGGTCGTGCCGAACGTGACGGCAACAGGCCCGAGCGCATGGTGTTCAACATTACCGAGAAGGGTAGGGAAATACTCCGGAAAGAAGTCCTCAAGCACCTGACCGGTTTCAACGACGACCCGCGTACGCTCGGGTTTGCGTTCCTCTACGGCGCCGACCAGAAGGAGGTCATCCGCACCCTCGAAGCGCACGAACGCCGCCTGGTGCAGGAAATCGAGAACCTCGAGAGGATGATTGCCGAAGAACCGCGCCCCACGCTCTATCCGGAAGGCCCGTTCCTCAACTGCATGAGCCGCGACCACATCCTCGTGGAACTCAAGTACGTGCGCGCCGCCATCGGCATCCTGCGCGACCCCATCCGCAACAAGAAACTCGACGGCTACTTTTACATCAACTTCGGCAACCGCGATTTCGAGAATTTTAACCAGAAAGATTGATGAGTTACTAGTTCTTAGTTCCTAGTTACTAGGGATTATGGTTCAGTTCTGCTGGAAGTAATTAACTATATTTGCCGTGAAAAATGGAACTTTTT contains the following coding sequences:
- a CDS encoding PadR family transcriptional regulator, which gives rise to MNRYDLVLLGLILEKERSGYDIITEISNRELDRWANLSTSTVYNRLTTLEKNECIVGRAERDGNRPERMVFNITEKGREILRKEVLKHLTGFNDDPRTLGFAFLYGADQKEVIRTLEAHERRLVQEIENLERMIAEEPRPTLYPEGPFLNCMSRDHILVELKYVRAAIGILRDPIRNKKLDGYFYINFGNRDFENFNQKD
- a CDS encoding GerW family sporulation protein; translated protein: MAIEKLAETLLEKLRFITQAETVIGKPIQAGESTIVPVSRVSVGFGFGGHQSKGDTSASGGGASVEPVAFLVIKGDDVRIMPISKDSSLMSKVMDIVPDVMNKFSGKKVDAE